The region TTGTATATCTAAAATAGTTTTCCTATCAACTGCAAAAATATCTTTAAGTTCTCCAATAAAGCGGTCCTCATATTCACCTACATAAAATATTTCAATTGGTGATGTATCCAAAATTGTTTTATAACGATCATACAAACTAAATTCATCTATGCTTTTTAAATCCTCAATATATCCATATTCATAAACACTGTACTTTTCATTTTTGCACATTTCTTCTATACATCTATCAACAGCATATAATCTTTTATCATTTATCTTTCCTTCAATAGCCCTTTTTAATATTTCCTTTTCTTGTTCTACGTATTTGTGACTAAATGAACCATCTTCAAGATGTGGATTATATATAAGCTCTTTTAGAAATTTAACCACTTCTAAAAAATAATCTTTATCACTTACAAAACCTCCCTTAGGGCTTTCAATTGTAAATCTTAAAACATGCCTTTCTCCTCTCTTGTTAATATTGATATTTAAGTTTGAACCATATAATTCTTCAAGTTTTCTTTCAATATCCAATTTAGTTTTTAGTTTACTTGTTCCCCTCTTTAAAACTAATGGGATTAAAGCATTCATAGTAGCTTCTTTTCTATTTAAAGGCATAATCAAGTAAATACTAATTAAATTTGATTTGAATTTATTGGATTTGATTAGATTTAAATTCATGCCTTTCCCTATACTGATTCTGTCACTATACAACAATGCATTCATACCTCCTTAATCATATTTATCATTATTTTACCCATATTATCTAAAAACATAGGTTACTAATAATTATATGAAAAAATCCAGTCCTAAGACCGGATTTAGTCATCTTTCTCATCCTTTGTTGCTTTTTTTAATATTTTATCAATTTCGCGAGAATATTCTTTTATATCCTTTCCTTTGATTAGATCTTGAGCTATAGTATCAAGCTTTTCAAATGATTTTTCATCATTTAAAATATAAACGCCTTTTGCTTCAGGTTCAATTTGTAACACTACATTTTTTATCATATCTTTCATCTCATGAGAAAATTCAACATCCTCACTCAGCTTAACAGCAACAATAACCTGTTCATTGTATATGATTGCTGTTGCATCTTCCACTCCTAATAAATCAACTACGTCATCAGCAATACTTTCTGCTCTTTCTACTAATTCATTGCTAGCTTTTGTCGGCATATTTGCTGTTACATTTTGCCCTATTTCTTCCTCTTCATTTTCAGTGTTTTCTTTTTTACACCCACAAATTGTCAAAGTTAATACTAATACCATTAAAATCGAAAAAATAATTTTAATATTTTTCTTCTCCATTCTGATACCTCCTTATAAAATGTATTATTCCTTATTTTAGAAAAATTATAAAACTTATTTATTATATATAGAATTAATCTAAGTTTATTGTTAAAATGTTATTGTCATTGAATAAACAATTTTGATAATGTATAATTGTTTTGTGATAAAGATTATTTAAGTTTGAAAGGAAGATTGAAATGAAACTAGGTATCGTAGGACTACCAAATGTAGGAAAAAGTACTCTTTTTAATGCCCTTACAGCTGCAAAAGCAGATGCAGAAAATTACCCATTTTGCACAATTGAACCTAATGTCGGCATAGTAGCAGTACCAGATAATAGATTAGATGAATTAGCAGAACTTGTTAATCCTGAAAAAATCACTCCTGCCACTGTTGAATTTTTTGACATTGCAGGTCTTGTAAAAGGTGCAAGTAGTGGAGAAGGACTAGGAAACAAATTTCTTTCACATATTCGTGAAGTTGAAGCTATCGTTCATGTAGTTAGATGTTTCCAAGATGAAAATGTAACCCATGTTGAAGGTGGTATAGATCCAATTAGAGATATTGATATTATTAACATTGAACTTATGTTAGCTGATTTAGATATTATAAGCAAAAGAATGACGAAAGTAGAAAAAAACATAAAAGCTGACAAAAGTTATATAACAGAATATGAATTGTTAAAGAAAATAGAAAAGTCTATTTCTGATGGGAAATCACCAAGAAATCTAGAGCTTTCTGATGATGAATTAAGTATACTAAGAGATTTACATCTTCTATCTTTTAAACCTGTATTGTATGTATGTAATGTTTCTGAAGATGACTTAGTAGATAAGAACATGAACAATCCTCAAGTAAATAGGGTTAAGGAACATGCTAAACAAGAAAATTCAGAAGCTATTGTAGTTTCTGCAAAAATAGAATCAGAAATATCTCAACTTGATAAAGATGAAAAAGAAATGTTTTTAGAAGAATTAAACCTTGAGGAATCTGGTTTAGATAAACTAATAAAAGCTAGTTACAATCTGTTAGGCTTAATGAGTTTCTTAACTGCTGGTCCAAAAGAAGTAAGAGCATGGACTATCAAAATAGGAACTAAAGCTCCTCAGGCTGCAGGCAAAATCCATACTGATATGGAACGAGGCTTCATAAGAGCAGAAGTCATTAATTATAAAGATTTGATCCAATGTGGTGGACATGTACACGCTAAAGAAAAAGGACTTATTCGTTCAGAAGGAAAAGATTATATTATGCAAGATGGAGATGTAGTAGTATTTAGATTTAATGTATAAAAGCCTAGGGTATCCTAGGCTTTTATATTAAAAAATGTCTATAGTTTTATTTGTCAATTGATTGTACTATTTTAACGGAAGCACTAGCTCCAAGTCTACTTGCTCCAGCTTCAATCATTTTTATAGCTGTATCATAATCTCTTATCCCACCTGAAGCCTTGACTCCTAATCTATCTCCAACTGTTTTTCTCATCAATTTTACATCTTCTACAGTAGCACCACCTGTACTAAATCCTGTAGAAGTCTTCACAAAATCTGCTCCAGCTTCTTTTGAAAATTCACAGGCTTTTACTTTTTCGTCATTATCTAAAAGACAAGTCTCAATAATAACTTTTACTAAAGCTTTTCCTTTAGCTACATCAACTACTGCCTTTATATCTTCTTTAACTACATCATATTTTTTACTCTTTAATGCACCAACATTTATAACCATGTCAAGTTCATCAGCACCATTTTTTATGGCTTCCATAGCTTCAAAAGCTTTTACTTCCTTTGGAGTACTTCCCAATGGGAAACCTATAACAGTAGCAATTTTAACATTGCTTCCCTCCAATTGTTCTTTAGCTAAATCTACATAATATGGATTTACACAAACTGAGTAAAAATCATTTTCCTTTGCCTCTATGCAAAGAGTTTTAATCCCTTCTTCTGTAGCATCTGGTTTTAAAAGAGTATGGTCTATCATTCTATTTAAATTTTTCATCAAAATACCTCCACTACTTAATTATTTCTACAATATTTCCATTCTTTAAGCCAGCAGCATTACCTTCTTCAATATCTACATGCATTTCTAATTTGTGTGCATCACCAACTCTTACTAATACATTTTGATAAGTTAAACCTCTGAATCCATCAACTTTTACACTTACTATATCTTGATCTTTAACTCCAAATTCTACCGCTTCATCTGTATGCATATGGATATGTCTAGCTGCAACTATAACACCTTCTTTTAATTCTACTTCACCCTTAGGACCTATAATCTTAACACCTGGTGTTCCCTTTATATCTCCAGAATTTCTAACTACTGGGTCAACACCTAATGTAAATGCATCTGATACTGAAATTTCAACTTGAGTGCTCTTTCTAACTGGGCCTAACACTCTTATTCCTTCTATACTTCTTTTAGGTCCTACTATATCTACTTTTTCTTCTGCTGCAAATTGACCTGGTTGTGCTAAATCTTTCTTTTTAACTAACTTGTAATCATTGCCAAACAGTATATTTAAATCTTCTTGAGATAAATGAATATGTCTGTTTGATATTCCTATTGGTAATTTTGTTTTCATGAAAACTCCTCCCTTGTACCTATGCACATTTTATGTGTCTTAATATTTTCTAAATAAATTATATGACTTTATCAACTAAAAATCAAACTATTATAAAGAGTTTGGTAAAATCCTGGAAAAGATATATTGACACAATCAGCATTATTTATTTGAGATTTTCCTTTTCCATTTAATGCAGCAATAGATAATGCCATAGCAATTCTATGATCCATATGACTATCTAAAATAGCTGGTTTTAAGCTTTCTCTGCCTTCTATTATTAATCCATCATCTAATTCGTCAATACCAACTCCCATTTTTCTTAACTCCGTTCTTATAGCTTTCAACCTATTAGTTTCTTTGTACTTTAACTCTTCTGCATTTCTTATTACAGTAGTGCCATCAGCAAGGGAAGCTGCAACGGCAAGTGCAGGTATTTCATCAATCAAACTGCTTATAATATCACCACCCACCTCTACAGCTTTTAACTTTGAGTACCTCACATTTATATCGCCAACTAACTCATTATTAAAACTCTTTAAATTTTCAACTTCAATATATCCACCCATTTTTTTTAGTACTTTTAAAAGCCCAATTCTTCCATCATTAAGACCTACATCTTTTAATTTGATTTGTGAATTTTTCAAGGTAAGAGCAGCGATTATAAAATAAGCTGCTGAAGAAAAATCATTTGGTACAAAAACTCTCTTACCTTCTAATCTTTGAACATCGTTAATAAAAATAATACTGTCTTTTTTATTAATATTTGCTCCAAAGTATTCAAGCATTCTCTCTGTATGATCCCTTGAAAATGCCTTTTCTACAATAGCTGTCTCGCCCTTTGAATAAAGAGAAGCAAAAAGAATTGCAGACTTTACCTGAGCACTAGATATAGGCATTTGATAGTGAATTCCACTTAAAATTTGGGTAGGATGTATTTGAAGAGGAGGATATTCATCTTTTATACCTTCTATAAGTCCGCCCATTTTTCTAAGTGGTTCTATTATTCTCTTCATTGGCCTTTTATTTAAAGAATCATCTCCTAAAAGAGTAGAAGAAAAATCTTGACCAATAAGTATTCCGCTTATAAGTCTCATAGTAGTTCCTGAATTACCACAATATAATGGCTTTTGGGAAGGTTTAAGACCATTTAATCCTACACCTTTCACTTCTATCATTCCATTTTTCGAAGTGATATTTACTCCCATATTTTTAAAACAATCTATAGTCGCCCAAGTATCTTCTGAAAAAAGAAAATTATCAATTTCAGTAATTCCCTCAGCTATTGAACCTATCATAATACTTCTATGAGATATTGATTTATCTCCTGGAACCACTATTTCACCCTTTAAACATGCATTTCTACCTTCAATAATCATAACCAATCACCCTTTAGTGAATTCTTTATTAAGCCAATATCTATATCATCAAAAATTTCAACTTCTCCCCGTCCAACTGGTAAAACAAATACTATATTACCATCTACGTTTTTCTTATCATGGGAAATAATATTTATGATTCGAGACAAGGAACTGTCCCCTGTCTCTATATTAGGTTTGTTTGGCATTAAATTGATTAAGTTGATTATTATTTCATTGAAATATTCATCATCTATTAAACCCATTTCTTTAGAGATATAAGTTTCATACATCATTCCCAATATTACAGCTTCACCATGATTATAAGTATTAAATCCAAATAAAGATTCGATACCATGGCCTATTGTATGTCCAAAGTTTAAGATTCTTCTGATTCCCAAATCTCTTTCATCCTTATTTACAACCTGGGATTTTATAGATACTGATTTTTTTACTATATTTAATAATACATCTTCATCACAATCATAAATTCTTCTTGTATTTTTAGTAACATATTTTAAAAAATCATAATCTTTTATGATTCCATATTTAATAATTTCCCCTAATCCCGATGTCAATTCTCTTTTATCTAATGTATTTAATAATTTAACATCTATAAAGTTTGCAATTGGAAAATAAAATGAACCAATCATATTTTTATATTTACCAAAGTCTAAACCAACTTTACCACCAATGCTACTATCAACTTGTGCTAAAAGTGTAGTTGGTATTTGAATATAGTCTACTCCTCTTAAATATGTTGAAGCAACAAATCCTGAAATATCGCCAACTACGCCTCCTCCTAAACTGAGAATAGTTGTAGATCTGTCATATTTGTTTTCAATAAGATCCTCATATATATCTTCAACTATATCTAATGACTTACTTTTCTCACCTGGTTTTAATACATATACTCTCACATGGAAAGTGGATAAGTAAGAAATAAGGCTTTTTAAATGAATTTTAGCTACATTTTCATCTGTAATAATATAAATACTTTTTTTATTGTATTTGTTTAGAAATTTTTGTAATTTTGAAAACAAATCTTTTCCTACTATTATTTCCACATTATCACCTACTAAAAATATATTTCATATAGCTTTCATAGTTTTTCTTAACTTCTTCAATGCTATCTCCACCAAACTTATATAGAAATTCCTTAGCTAAGGTAAATGCCAACATACTTTCACCTACTATACTTGCTGAAGGTACTGCACATACATCAGATCTTTCTACACGTGCTAATGAAGTTTCTTTTGTATCTATATCTATACTATTAAGTGGCTTTTTCAAAGTAGGTATTGGTTTCATTGTTGCTCTTACTACAATGTTTTCTCCATTAGAAATTCCTGCTTCTATTCCTCCAGCACTATTTGTCTTTCTAGTATATTTTTTCCCATCATGAAATATTTCATCATGAACCTCTGAGCCATACAATTTCCCACACTCAAAACCTTTACCTATTTCTATACCTTTAATCCCAGGTATACTCATTATTGACTGAGCAATTTTACCATCAAGCCTATTGTCCCAACTAATGTGACTACCTAAACCCACTGGCATATTAGTAGCTACTATCTCAAAAGTTCCACCAATAGTATCCCCTAATTCAATAGTTTCTTTAATTTTATCTAC is a window of Anaerosalibacter sp. Marseille-P3206 DNA encoding:
- the yfmF gene encoding EF-P 5-aminopentanol modification-associated protein YfmF; protein product: MNALLYSDRISIGKGMNLNLIKSNKFKSNLISIYLIMPLNRKEATMNALIPLVLKRGTSKLKTKLDIERKLEELYGSNLNININKRGERHVLRFTIESPKGGFVSDKDYFLEVVKFLKELIYNPHLEDGSFSHKYVEQEKEILKRAIEGKINDKRLYAVDRCIEEMCKNEKYSVYEYGYIEDLKSIDEFSLYDRYKTILDTSPIEIFYVGEYEDRFIGELKDIFAVDRKTILDIQREKIASDIQTKNMVFEEMDVNQGKMVIGYRSSVAHEDPLYNSVLISNHILGGGPNGKLFRTIREKESLAYYINSKVYKYKSIMIIDAGIDSINFEKTIELIRKEIDDMKNGDFSDEDIEISKKGLINPMKSIVDSNYLIGEFFLSKVLSNDNKSLEEDIEELLKVNKEDIVNASNSLSLDTIYFLRNKKLEG
- a CDS encoding YhcN/YlaJ family sporulation lipoprotein; this encodes MEKKNIKIIFSILMVLVLTLTICGCKKENTENEEEEIGQNVTANMPTKASNELVERAESIADDVVDLLGVEDATAIIYNEQVIVAVKLSEDVEFSHEMKDMIKNVVLQIEPEAKGVYILNDEKSFEKLDTIAQDLIKGKDIKEYSREIDKILKKATKDEKDD
- the ychF gene encoding redox-regulated ATPase YchF, with product MKLGIVGLPNVGKSTLFNALTAAKADAENYPFCTIEPNVGIVAVPDNRLDELAELVNPEKITPATVEFFDIAGLVKGASSGEGLGNKFLSHIREVEAIVHVVRCFQDENVTHVEGGIDPIRDIDIINIELMLADLDIISKRMTKVEKNIKADKSYITEYELLKKIEKSISDGKSPRNLELSDDELSILRDLHLLSFKPVLYVCNVSEDDLVDKNMNNPQVNRVKEHAKQENSEAIVVSAKIESEISQLDKDEKEMFLEELNLEESGLDKLIKASYNLLGLMSFLTAGPKEVRAWTIKIGTKAPQAAGKIHTDMERGFIRAEVINYKDLIQCGGHVHAKEKGLIRSEGKDYIMQDGDVVVFRFNV
- the deoC gene encoding deoxyribose-phosphate aldolase, with protein sequence MKNLNRMIDHTLLKPDATEEGIKTLCIEAKENDFYSVCVNPYYVDLAKEQLEGSNVKIATVIGFPLGSTPKEVKAFEAMEAIKNGADELDMVINVGALKSKKYDVVKEDIKAVVDVAKGKALVKVIIETCLLDNDEKVKACEFSKEAGADFVKTSTGFSTGGATVEDVKLMRKTVGDRLGVKASGGIRDYDTAIKMIEAGASRLGASASVKIVQSIDK
- the pduL gene encoding phosphate propanoyltransferase codes for the protein MKTKLPIGISNRHIHLSQEDLNILFGNDYKLVKKKDLAQPGQFAAEEKVDIVGPKRSIEGIRVLGPVRKSTQVEISVSDAFTLGVDPVVRNSGDIKGTPGVKIIGPKGEVELKEGVIVAARHIHMHTDEAVEFGVKDQDIVSVKVDGFRGLTYQNVLVRVGDAHKLEMHVDIEEGNAAGLKNGNIVEIIK
- the aroA gene encoding 3-phosphoshikimate 1-carboxyvinyltransferase, whose product is MIIEGRNACLKGEIVVPGDKSISHRSIMIGSIAEGITEIDNFLFSEDTWATIDCFKNMGVNITSKNGMIEVKGVGLNGLKPSQKPLYCGNSGTTMRLISGILIGQDFSSTLLGDDSLNKRPMKRIIEPLRKMGGLIEGIKDEYPPLQIHPTQILSGIHYQMPISSAQVKSAILFASLYSKGETAIVEKAFSRDHTERMLEYFGANINKKDSIIFINDVQRLEGKRVFVPNDFSSAAYFIIAALTLKNSQIKLKDVGLNDGRIGLLKVLKKMGGYIEVENLKSFNNELVGDINVRYSKLKAVEVGGDIISSLIDEIPALAVAASLADGTTVIRNAEELKYKETNRLKAIRTELRKMGVGIDELDDGLIIEGRESLKPAILDSHMDHRIAMALSIAALNGKGKSQINNADCVNISFPGFYQTLYNSLIFS
- the aroB gene encoding 3-dehydroquinate synthase codes for the protein MEIIVGKDLFSKLQKFLNKYNKKSIYIITDENVAKIHLKSLISYLSTFHVRVYVLKPGEKSKSLDIVEDIYEDLIENKYDRSTTILSLGGGVVGDISGFVASTYLRGVDYIQIPTTLLAQVDSSIGGKVGLDFGKYKNMIGSFYFPIANFIDVKLLNTLDKRELTSGLGEIIKYGIIKDYDFLKYVTKNTRRIYDCDEDVLLNIVKKSVSIKSQVVNKDERDLGIRRILNFGHTIGHGIESLFGFNTYNHGEAVILGMMYETYISKEMGLIDDEYFNEIIINLINLMPNKPNIETGDSSLSRIINIISHDKKNVDGNIVFVLPVGRGEVEIFDDIDIGLIKNSLKGDWL
- the aroC gene encoding chorismate synthase yields the protein MIRFLTAGESHGQKLLGILEGIPANLVFDEEYINNELKRRQQGFGRSERMKMESDEIVLLSGVNKGLTTGNPISIELSNRGYVKELDEIKRPRPGHGDLAGVLKYNQSDVRNILERASARETAMRVAIGSICKLFLKNFDINIYSHVIEIGGIESNYTIYDGATIDELRKADDSSVRVIQQNIEKKIVDKIKETIELGDTIGGTFEIVATNMPVGLGSHISWDNRLDGKIAQSIMSIPGIKGIEIGKGFECGKLYGSEVHDEIFHDGKKYTRKTNSAGGIEAGISNGENIVVRATMKPIPTLKKPLNSIDIDTKETSLARVERSDVCAVPSASIVGESMLAFTLAKEFLYKFGGDSIEEVKKNYESYMKYIFSR